Part of the Tepiditoga spiralis genome, TCTAACAGCAAGTTCAGAACAGCAAAGTGCATCAGCTGAAGAGATGAGTTCAGCAATGGACAATGTGGCAAGAATAGTATCAGAGATAAGTGATCAAGTATCAGATGCAAGCGAAGCAATAAACAATGTATCAGAAGGAACACAAAACATAACGACAAATGCAGATGAACTTTCAATACTTTCTAAGAACCTTGTAAATGAAGTTAAAAAATTTAAATTTTAATTACAATTATACAAAAAATAGTAATGGATAATATCCATTACTATTTTTTTATTTAAAAAACAAATTTTGTAATAAAATAAATGTTAAAATGTAAAAATAAAAAAAGAATATGTTATAATAAAATTAATAAAAAGATTAATTTCTAATAAAGTGTTGTGAATTTATTAATTTCTTATTCCAAAGTTTTAAAGTTACTTTTAAGTAAATAAAGTTACTTTAAAGTTAATGACGATTTTAAGTAAGTTATAATTTCAATGTAATTAGGTTACACAACTTAATAAAGGGGGAAGGTTTATGAAAAAAGTATTACTTGTGTTATTTGTTGTTTTTGCTGCTCTAGTTAGTTTTTCAGCATTTCCTTTTCATATAGGTGTTGTTACTGGAACAGTTTCACAGTCTGAAGATGATTTAAGAGGAGCAGAAGCTCTCATAAAAGAGTATGGAGATGTTGCACATGGTGGATTAATTCAACACGTTACATATCCAGACAACTTTATGCAAGAAATGGAAACAACTATTTCTCAAATAGTTGGTCTTGCAGACGATCCAAAGATCAAAGCTATAATTGTTAATCAAGCAGTACCAGGAACAGTTGAAGCTTTTAGAAGAATAAGAGAAAAAAGACCTGAAATATTACTTTTCTGTGGAGCACCTGCAGAAGATCCTGTTATGATTTCTGATGTTGCAGATCTTGCAATCAATCCAGATAATGTTGCAAGAGGATACTTAATAATTAAAGCAGCACAAATGCTTGGCGCAAAAAAATTCATGCACATATCTTTCCCAAGACATATGAGCTATGAATTATTGTCAAGAAGAAGAGATATTATGGCAGAAGCAGCAAAAGATCTTGGTTTAGAATTTATAAACATGGGTTCACCAGATCCTGTAAGCGATATAGGTATTGCTGGAGCACAACAGTTTATCTTAGAAAAAGTTCCTGCATGGCTTAAAGAATATGGAAAAGACACAGCATTTTTCTGTACAAATGATGCACATACAGAACCATTAATAAAGGAAGTAGCAGAACTTGGCGGTTATTTTATAGAAGCAGATTTACCATCTCCTACAATGGGCTATCCAGGAGCTTTGGGTATAACTTTTACAGAAGATGAAAAAGGTAATTGGCCAAAAATACTTAAAAAAGTAGAAAATGAAGTCGTTAAAAGAGGTGGAGCAGGTAGACTTGGAACATGGGCTTATTCTTTTGGTTATACAACAACAGCAGCTCTTGGCGAATATGCAATAAGAGTTTTAACTCATGATGCTGAACTTTTAAATAAAGACGATATAATGGATGCATTTAAGAAATATACACCAGGTGCAGACTGGAATGGTAATTATTATGTTGATGCTGATGGTGTTGAAAGAGATAATTTTTTAATGATTTATCAAGATACTTACATATTTGGAAAAGGCTTCCTTGGAATGACCAAGTTAACTGTACCAGAAAAATATTTTAACATAAAATAATAGGCAAGGGGGCTTGTCCCCCTTTCATTTTTGTACGAGGTGAAGTAATGAAAGAGAAAAAAACACTATTAACCTTAGAAGGGGTTTCAAAAGATTTTTTTGGAAATGTAGTTTTAAAAAATATAAATTTAGAAGTTAAAGAGGGAGAAATAATTGGGCTCGTTGGAGAAAACGGAGCTGGAAAATCAACTATGATGAAAATTATTTTTGGTATGGATGTTATAAGAGAAACTGGAGGATATGGAGGAAAAGTAAAAATTTATGGAAAAGAGGTTAATTTTAAAAGCCCATTTGATGCTTTAGATGCAGGTATTGGAATGGTACATCAAGAATTTTCTTTAATTCCTGGATTTACTGCAACAGAAAATATAGTTTTTAATAGAGAGTCATTAAAAAAGAGCTATCTTGTAGATATATTTGGTGAAAGAATTAAACAAATAGATAGAGAAAAAATAATAGAAAGAGCTAAAAAAGCAATAAAAGAATTGGGAGTTGTTCTGGATCCTAATATGTTAGTTAGTGAAATGCCAGTTGGACATAAACAATTTACAGAAATAGCTCGTGAAATAGAAAGAAGTAATACAAAGCTTTTAGTACTTGATGAACCAACGGCTGTTTTAACAGAATCAGAAGCAAAGGTTTTATTAAAAACAATAAAAAAACTTTCAAAGCAAGGTATTGCAATAATATTTATAACGCATAGACTTGCTGAAATACTTGAAGTTTGTGATAAAGTTGTTGTTTTAAGGGATGGGAACTTAATTCAAGAGGTTGAAACAAGTAAAACAAATGCAAAAGAAATTACAGAATGGATGATAGGAAGAAAATTAGAAAAGGCTGAAGAGAGAGATGAAAATAAAAAATTTAATGAAACAATATTAAAAGTTGAAAAACTTTGGGTTGATATGCCTGGAGAAACTGTAAGAGATGTTTCTTTTGAAGTGAAAAAGGGTGAAATTTTTGGAATTGGAGGACTTGCTGGTCAAGGAAAACTTGGTATTGCAAATGGAATAATGGGACTACATGCAGCAGGTGGAAAGGTTGAATTTAAAGAAAAAGAAATAGAGTTAAATAATCCAAAGTCTGCTTTATCTATGGGAATTAATTTTGTTTCAGAAGATAGACGTGGAGTTGGTTTATTATTAGACGAACCAATAGATTTTAACATTGCTTTTACTGCAATTCAAGTAAAAAATGATTTTTTGACAAAAGTTTTTGGATTAAGATTAAGAGATGATGAGGCTATATCTAAAAATGCTCAAAAATATATAGAAAAATTAGAAATAAGATGTGTTAGTGAAAAACAAAAAGCAAAAGAATTATCTGGTGGGAATCAACAAAAAGTTTGTTTGGCAAAGGCATTTACAACTGAACCAGAACTATTATTTGTATCTGAACCAACACGTGGAATAGATGTTGGAGCAAAAAAAATAGTTTTAGATACTTTAAAAGAATACAATGAAAAGTATGGAACTACAATAGTTATATCTTCTTCAGAACTCGAAGAATTGCGTTCTGTTAGCGATAGAATTGC contains:
- a CDS encoding sugar ABC transporter ATP-binding protein → MKEKKTLLTLEGVSKDFFGNVVLKNINLEVKEGEIIGLVGENGAGKSTMMKIIFGMDVIRETGGYGGKVKIYGKEVNFKSPFDALDAGIGMVHQEFSLIPGFTATENIVFNRESLKKSYLVDIFGERIKQIDREKIIERAKKAIKELGVVLDPNMLVSEMPVGHKQFTEIAREIERSNTKLLVLDEPTAVLTESEAKVLLKTIKKLSKQGIAIIFITHRLAEILEVCDKVVVLRDGNLIQEVETSKTNAKEITEWMIGRKLEKAEERDENKKFNETILKVEKLWVDMPGETVRDVSFEVKKGEIFGIGGLAGQGKLGIANGIMGLHAAGGKVEFKEKEIELNNPKSALSMGINFVSEDRRGVGLLLDEPIDFNIAFTAIQVKNDFLTKVFGLRLRDDEAISKNAQKYIEKLEIRCVSEKQKAKELSGGNQQKVCLAKAFTTEPELLFVSEPTRGIDVGAKKIVLDTLKEYNEKYGTTIVISSSELEELRSVSDRIAIVSEGKIAGILPAKTDSVEFGKLMLGEKDLEKVEK
- a CDS encoding DUF3798 domain-containing protein produces the protein MKKVLLVLFVVFAALVSFSAFPFHIGVVTGTVSQSEDDLRGAEALIKEYGDVAHGGLIQHVTYPDNFMQEMETTISQIVGLADDPKIKAIIVNQAVPGTVEAFRRIREKRPEILLFCGAPAEDPVMISDVADLAINPDNVARGYLIIKAAQMLGAKKFMHISFPRHMSYELLSRRRDIMAEAAKDLGLEFINMGSPDPVSDIGIAGAQQFILEKVPAWLKEYGKDTAFFCTNDAHTEPLIKEVAELGGYFIEADLPSPTMGYPGALGITFTEDEKGNWPKILKKVENEVVKRGGAGRLGTWAYSFGYTTTAALGEYAIRVLTHDAELLNKDDIMDAFKKYTPGADWNGNYYVDADGVERDNFLMIYQDTYIFGKGFLGMTKLTVPEKYFNIK